One segment of Labrus mixtus chromosome 10, fLabMix1.1, whole genome shotgun sequence DNA contains the following:
- the slc44a1b gene encoding choline transporter-like protein 1 isoform X2, with amino-acid sequence MGCCGSTERTKREWRPLEDRSSTDLPWFLLFIVFCVGMGSICGFTVATGGAARLVYGYDSYGNTCGQRNEQIEGVRLSGLDHTDRKFVFFLDPCNIDIVQRKIKSVALCVSLCPPETMNTYQDLQRFAMINGSELCSYELAGHKYPGLPERFSKCPKLPVPPSKPLPVFNRCTPLDVSCYAKFAEAVVTFVGDNSVLHRLIAGVASSKEIIIGLCVLALVLSMILMVIIRYISAVLVWILTALVVLGSLGGTSVLWWLYIDHRLYGNDTSPKVVKEEEEEEVRQDVGQALLVYAAAATVFTIILFLLMLFMRRRVSLTIALFHVAGKVFLHLPLLTLQPFVTFLALLLFWIYWVLVLLFLGTTGNPVQNEETGLTEFRLTGPLQYLTWYHAVGLIWITEFILACQQMTVAGAVVTYYFTRDKNRLPLTPILSSVLRLVRYHLGTVAKGSFIITLVKIPRLILMYIHNQLKGKENACARCLLKTCICCLWCLEKCLNYLNQNAYAATAINSTSFCTSARDAFVILVENALRVATINAIGDFVLFLGKILIVTSTAFAGVLLLNYQRDYAEWLLPLIIVCLFSFLVAHCFLSIFEIVVDVLFLCFAIDTKYNDGTPGKEFFMDKALMEFVENSRRLERAVERGRSRVKEAVSERAEMKPMVSDSSDEGGVARQKSSSEEEGVGLDVGGGEWEELQEFQVYYLLVGVLVDWVLTEQSDFILCLSEDVVLFLCVYLPTSTLFLFVSMLHTPSLAPSSNKSAVITAKS; translated from the exons ATGGGATGCTGCGGTAGCACGGAG aggacAAAGAGAGAATGGAGACCGCTGGAGGACCGGAGCTCCACAGACCTGCCCTGGTTCCTGCTCTTCATCGTCTTCTGCGTTGGCATG ggCAGCATCTGTGGATTCACTGTTGCCACCGGCGGCGCCGCGCGTCTCGTATACGGATATGATAGCTATGGCAACACCTGTGGTCAACGCAACGAGCAGATCGAAGGGGTCCGGCTCAGTGGGCTCgaccacacagacagaaa GTTTGTGTTCTTCTTGGACCCGTGTAACATCGACATCGTTCAGAGGAAAATCAAAtctgtggctctgtgtgtgtctctgtgcccCCCTGAAACCATGAACACCTACCAGGACCTGCAGAGGTTCGCCATGATTAACG GTTCTGAGTTGTGTTCTTACGAGTTAGCGGGTCATAAATATCCAGGTCTGCCTGAGAGGTTCTCCAAATGTCCCAAACTTCCTGTTCCCCCCAG TAAGCCCCTCCCCGTGTTTAACCGCTGCACGCCGCTGGATGTTTCGTGTTATGCGAAGTTTGCGGAGGCCGTGGTGACGTTTGTGGGCGATAACAGCGTCCTGCACCGCCTGATCGCCGGCGTCGCCAGCAGCAAAGAGATCATCATCGGACTGTGTGTGCTGGCTCTAG TCCTCTCTATGATCCTCATGGTGATCATTCGCTACATTTCCGCCGTCCTCGTCTGGATCCTCACTGCGCTGGTCGTCCTTGGATCCCTCG gggGGACCAGCGTTCTCTGGTGGCTGTACATTGATCACCGGCTGTATGGGAACGACACCTCCCCTAAagtggtgaaggaggaggaggaggaggaggtcaggcAGGACGTTGGGCAGGCGCTGCTCGTCTATGCTGCCGCTGCCACCGTCTTCACC atcATCCTCTTCCTGTTGATGCTCTTCATGAGGAGGCGTGTCTCTCTGACCATCGCTCTGTTTCACGTGGCAGGGAAAGTCTTCCTGCACCttcccctcctcaccctgcagCCTTTCGTCACCTTCCTGGCTCTCCTGCTGTTCTGGATCTACTGGGTCCTGGTTCTGCTCTTCCTTGGGACCACTG GTAACCCGGTGCAGAATGAGGAGACAGGTCTGACTGAGTTCAGACTGACTGGTCCTCTGCAGTACCTGACCTGGTACCACGCCGTGGGTTTGATCTGGATCACTGAGTTCATCCTGGCCTGTCAGCAGATGACTGTGGCCGGTGCCGTGGTCACCTACTACTTCACCAG GGACAAGAACCGTCTCCCGCTGACCCCCATCCTGTCCTCCGTCCTGAGGCTGGTCAGGTATCACCTGGGCACTGTCGCCAAAGGATCCTTTATAATTACACTGGTCAAGATCCCCCGACTCATCCTCATGTACATACACAACCAGCTCAAAGGAAAG gagaATGCGTGTGCTCGCTGCCTGCTGAAAACTTGTATCTGCTGTCTGTGGTGTTTGGAGAAGTGCCTCAACTATCTCAATCAG AATGCATATGCAGCCACAGCCATCAACAGCACCAGTTTCTGCACGTCTGCTCGTGACGCCTTCGTGATTCTGGTGGAGAACGCTCTGCGCGTCGCTACAATCAACGCCATCGGAGACTTCGTGCTCTTCCTGGGGAAG ATCCTGATTGTGACGTCAACAGCGTTcgccggcgtcctcctcctcaacTACCAGCGGGATTACGCTGAGTGGCTGCTGCCTCTGATCATCGTGtgtctcttctccttcctcGTGGCTCACTGCTTCCTGTCCATCTTTGAGATCGTGGTGGACGTCCTCTTCCTGTGCTTCGCCATCGACACCAAGTACAATGACGGGACTCCGGGGAAGGAGTTCTTCATGGACAAAGCTCTGATG GAGTTTGTAGAAAACAGCCGGCGGTTGGAGCGAGCAGTGGAACGTGGGCGGAGCCGGGTTAAGGAAGCGGTGTCTGAGAGGGCGGAGATGAAGCCCATGGTGAGTGACAGCAGTGATGAAGGGGGCGTGGCCAGGCAGAAGAGCTcgtcagaggaggagggagtggggcTTGATGTGGGTGGAGGGGAGTGGGAGGAGCTTCAGGAGTTCCAGGTGTACTACCTGCTGGTGGGGGTGCTGGTGGACTGGGTGCTGACAGAGCAAAGCGACTTCATCCTCTGTCTCAGTGAGGAcgtcgtcctcttcctctgcgTCTACCTACCCACCTCCACCCTCTTCCTTTTCGTCAGCATGCTGCACACGCCAAGCCTCGCCCCCTCCAGCAATAAATCAGCCGTCATCACTGCCAAGAGCTAA
- the slc44a1b gene encoding choline transporter-like protein 1 isoform X1, producing MEPKRVSLSSQQQQARLRIKRTKREWRPLEDRSSTDLPWFLLFIVFCVGMGSICGFTVATGGAARLVYGYDSYGNTCGQRNEQIEGVRLSGLDHTDRKFVFFLDPCNIDIVQRKIKSVALCVSLCPPETMNTYQDLQRFAMINGSELCSYELAGHKYPGLPERFSKCPKLPVPPSKPLPVFNRCTPLDVSCYAKFAEAVVTFVGDNSVLHRLIAGVASSKEIIIGLCVLALVLSMILMVIIRYISAVLVWILTALVVLGSLGGTSVLWWLYIDHRLYGNDTSPKVVKEEEEEEVRQDVGQALLVYAAAATVFTIILFLLMLFMRRRVSLTIALFHVAGKVFLHLPLLTLQPFVTFLALLLFWIYWVLVLLFLGTTGNPVQNEETGLTEFRLTGPLQYLTWYHAVGLIWITEFILACQQMTVAGAVVTYYFTRDKNRLPLTPILSSVLRLVRYHLGTVAKGSFIITLVKIPRLILMYIHNQLKGKENACARCLLKTCICCLWCLEKCLNYLNQNAYAATAINSTSFCTSARDAFVILVENALRVATINAIGDFVLFLGKILIVTSTAFAGVLLLNYQRDYAEWLLPLIIVCLFSFLVAHCFLSIFEIVVDVLFLCFAIDTKYNDGTPGKEFFMDKALMEFVENSRRLERAVERGRSRVKEAVSERAEMKPMVSDSSDEGGVARQKSSSEEEGVGLDVGGGEWEELQEFQVYYLLVGVLVDWVLTEQSDFILCLSEDVVLFLCVYLPTSTLFLFVSMLHTPSLAPSSNKSAVITAKS from the exons ATGGAGCCTAAACGTGTGTCACTgtcctctcagcagcagcaggctcgGCTCAGgataaag aggacAAAGAGAGAATGGAGACCGCTGGAGGACCGGAGCTCCACAGACCTGCCCTGGTTCCTGCTCTTCATCGTCTTCTGCGTTGGCATG ggCAGCATCTGTGGATTCACTGTTGCCACCGGCGGCGCCGCGCGTCTCGTATACGGATATGATAGCTATGGCAACACCTGTGGTCAACGCAACGAGCAGATCGAAGGGGTCCGGCTCAGTGGGCTCgaccacacagacagaaa GTTTGTGTTCTTCTTGGACCCGTGTAACATCGACATCGTTCAGAGGAAAATCAAAtctgtggctctgtgtgtgtctctgtgcccCCCTGAAACCATGAACACCTACCAGGACCTGCAGAGGTTCGCCATGATTAACG GTTCTGAGTTGTGTTCTTACGAGTTAGCGGGTCATAAATATCCAGGTCTGCCTGAGAGGTTCTCCAAATGTCCCAAACTTCCTGTTCCCCCCAG TAAGCCCCTCCCCGTGTTTAACCGCTGCACGCCGCTGGATGTTTCGTGTTATGCGAAGTTTGCGGAGGCCGTGGTGACGTTTGTGGGCGATAACAGCGTCCTGCACCGCCTGATCGCCGGCGTCGCCAGCAGCAAAGAGATCATCATCGGACTGTGTGTGCTGGCTCTAG TCCTCTCTATGATCCTCATGGTGATCATTCGCTACATTTCCGCCGTCCTCGTCTGGATCCTCACTGCGCTGGTCGTCCTTGGATCCCTCG gggGGACCAGCGTTCTCTGGTGGCTGTACATTGATCACCGGCTGTATGGGAACGACACCTCCCCTAAagtggtgaaggaggaggaggaggaggaggtcaggcAGGACGTTGGGCAGGCGCTGCTCGTCTATGCTGCCGCTGCCACCGTCTTCACC atcATCCTCTTCCTGTTGATGCTCTTCATGAGGAGGCGTGTCTCTCTGACCATCGCTCTGTTTCACGTGGCAGGGAAAGTCTTCCTGCACCttcccctcctcaccctgcagCCTTTCGTCACCTTCCTGGCTCTCCTGCTGTTCTGGATCTACTGGGTCCTGGTTCTGCTCTTCCTTGGGACCACTG GTAACCCGGTGCAGAATGAGGAGACAGGTCTGACTGAGTTCAGACTGACTGGTCCTCTGCAGTACCTGACCTGGTACCACGCCGTGGGTTTGATCTGGATCACTGAGTTCATCCTGGCCTGTCAGCAGATGACTGTGGCCGGTGCCGTGGTCACCTACTACTTCACCAG GGACAAGAACCGTCTCCCGCTGACCCCCATCCTGTCCTCCGTCCTGAGGCTGGTCAGGTATCACCTGGGCACTGTCGCCAAAGGATCCTTTATAATTACACTGGTCAAGATCCCCCGACTCATCCTCATGTACATACACAACCAGCTCAAAGGAAAG gagaATGCGTGTGCTCGCTGCCTGCTGAAAACTTGTATCTGCTGTCTGTGGTGTTTGGAGAAGTGCCTCAACTATCTCAATCAG AATGCATATGCAGCCACAGCCATCAACAGCACCAGTTTCTGCACGTCTGCTCGTGACGCCTTCGTGATTCTGGTGGAGAACGCTCTGCGCGTCGCTACAATCAACGCCATCGGAGACTTCGTGCTCTTCCTGGGGAAG ATCCTGATTGTGACGTCAACAGCGTTcgccggcgtcctcctcctcaacTACCAGCGGGATTACGCTGAGTGGCTGCTGCCTCTGATCATCGTGtgtctcttctccttcctcGTGGCTCACTGCTTCCTGTCCATCTTTGAGATCGTGGTGGACGTCCTCTTCCTGTGCTTCGCCATCGACACCAAGTACAATGACGGGACTCCGGGGAAGGAGTTCTTCATGGACAAAGCTCTGATG GAGTTTGTAGAAAACAGCCGGCGGTTGGAGCGAGCAGTGGAACGTGGGCGGAGCCGGGTTAAGGAAGCGGTGTCTGAGAGGGCGGAGATGAAGCCCATGGTGAGTGACAGCAGTGATGAAGGGGGCGTGGCCAGGCAGAAGAGCTcgtcagaggaggagggagtggggcTTGATGTGGGTGGAGGGGAGTGGGAGGAGCTTCAGGAGTTCCAGGTGTACTACCTGCTGGTGGGGGTGCTGGTGGACTGGGTGCTGACAGAGCAAAGCGACTTCATCCTCTGTCTCAGTGAGGAcgtcgtcctcttcctctgcgTCTACCTACCCACCTCCACCCTCTTCCTTTTCGTCAGCATGCTGCACACGCCAAGCCTCGCCCCCTCCAGCAATAAATCAGCCGTCATCACTGCCAAGAGCTAA
- the slc44a1b gene encoding choline transporter-like protein 1 isoform X3, translated as MEPKRVSLSSQQQQARLRIKRTKREWRPLEDRSSTDLPWFLLFIVFCVGMGSICGFTVATGGAARLVYGYDSYGNTCGQRNEQIEGVRLSGLDHTDRKFVFFLDPCNIDIVQRKIKSVALCVSLCPPETMNTYQDLQRFAMINGSELCSYELAGHKYPGLPERFSKCPKLPVPPSKPLPVFNRCTPLDVSCYAKFAEAVVTFVGDNSVLHRLIAGVASSKEIIIGLCVLALVLSMILMVIIRYISAVLVWILTALVVLGSLGGTSVLWWLYIDHRLYGNDTSPKVVKEEEEEEVRQDVGQALLVYAAAATVFTIILFLLMLFMRRRVSLTIALFHVAGKVFLHLPLLTLQPFVTFLALLLFWIYWVLVLLFLGTTGNPVQNEETGLTEFRLTGPLQYLTWYHAVGLIWITEFILACQQMTVAGAVVTYYFTRDKNRLPLTPILSSVLRLVRYHLGTVAKGSFIITLVKIPRLILMYIHNQLKGKENACARCLLKTCICCLWCLEKCLNYLNQNAYAATAINSTSFCTSARDAFVILVENALRVATINAIGDFVLFLGKILIVTSTAFAGVLLLNYQRDYAEWLLPLIIVCLFSFLVAHCFLSIFEIVVDVLFLCFAIDTKYNDGTPGKEFFMDKALMEFVENSRRLERAVERGRSRVKEAVSERAEMKPMAPGTSSA; from the exons ATGGAGCCTAAACGTGTGTCACTgtcctctcagcagcagcaggctcgGCTCAGgataaag aggacAAAGAGAGAATGGAGACCGCTGGAGGACCGGAGCTCCACAGACCTGCCCTGGTTCCTGCTCTTCATCGTCTTCTGCGTTGGCATG ggCAGCATCTGTGGATTCACTGTTGCCACCGGCGGCGCCGCGCGTCTCGTATACGGATATGATAGCTATGGCAACACCTGTGGTCAACGCAACGAGCAGATCGAAGGGGTCCGGCTCAGTGGGCTCgaccacacagacagaaa GTTTGTGTTCTTCTTGGACCCGTGTAACATCGACATCGTTCAGAGGAAAATCAAAtctgtggctctgtgtgtgtctctgtgcccCCCTGAAACCATGAACACCTACCAGGACCTGCAGAGGTTCGCCATGATTAACG GTTCTGAGTTGTGTTCTTACGAGTTAGCGGGTCATAAATATCCAGGTCTGCCTGAGAGGTTCTCCAAATGTCCCAAACTTCCTGTTCCCCCCAG TAAGCCCCTCCCCGTGTTTAACCGCTGCACGCCGCTGGATGTTTCGTGTTATGCGAAGTTTGCGGAGGCCGTGGTGACGTTTGTGGGCGATAACAGCGTCCTGCACCGCCTGATCGCCGGCGTCGCCAGCAGCAAAGAGATCATCATCGGACTGTGTGTGCTGGCTCTAG TCCTCTCTATGATCCTCATGGTGATCATTCGCTACATTTCCGCCGTCCTCGTCTGGATCCTCACTGCGCTGGTCGTCCTTGGATCCCTCG gggGGACCAGCGTTCTCTGGTGGCTGTACATTGATCACCGGCTGTATGGGAACGACACCTCCCCTAAagtggtgaaggaggaggaggaggaggaggtcaggcAGGACGTTGGGCAGGCGCTGCTCGTCTATGCTGCCGCTGCCACCGTCTTCACC atcATCCTCTTCCTGTTGATGCTCTTCATGAGGAGGCGTGTCTCTCTGACCATCGCTCTGTTTCACGTGGCAGGGAAAGTCTTCCTGCACCttcccctcctcaccctgcagCCTTTCGTCACCTTCCTGGCTCTCCTGCTGTTCTGGATCTACTGGGTCCTGGTTCTGCTCTTCCTTGGGACCACTG GTAACCCGGTGCAGAATGAGGAGACAGGTCTGACTGAGTTCAGACTGACTGGTCCTCTGCAGTACCTGACCTGGTACCACGCCGTGGGTTTGATCTGGATCACTGAGTTCATCCTGGCCTGTCAGCAGATGACTGTGGCCGGTGCCGTGGTCACCTACTACTTCACCAG GGACAAGAACCGTCTCCCGCTGACCCCCATCCTGTCCTCCGTCCTGAGGCTGGTCAGGTATCACCTGGGCACTGTCGCCAAAGGATCCTTTATAATTACACTGGTCAAGATCCCCCGACTCATCCTCATGTACATACACAACCAGCTCAAAGGAAAG gagaATGCGTGTGCTCGCTGCCTGCTGAAAACTTGTATCTGCTGTCTGTGGTGTTTGGAGAAGTGCCTCAACTATCTCAATCAG AATGCATATGCAGCCACAGCCATCAACAGCACCAGTTTCTGCACGTCTGCTCGTGACGCCTTCGTGATTCTGGTGGAGAACGCTCTGCGCGTCGCTACAATCAACGCCATCGGAGACTTCGTGCTCTTCCTGGGGAAG ATCCTGATTGTGACGTCAACAGCGTTcgccggcgtcctcctcctcaacTACCAGCGGGATTACGCTGAGTGGCTGCTGCCTCTGATCATCGTGtgtctcttctccttcctcGTGGCTCACTGCTTCCTGTCCATCTTTGAGATCGTGGTGGACGTCCTCTTCCTGTGCTTCGCCATCGACACCAAGTACAATGACGGGACTCCGGGGAAGGAGTTCTTCATGGACAAAGCTCTGATG GAGTTTGTAGAAAACAGCCGGCGGTTGGAGCGAGCAGTGGAACGTGGGCGGAGCCGGGTTAAGGAAGCGGTGTCTGAGAGGGCGGAGATGAAGCCCATG GCTCCGGGGACAAGCTCAGCTTGA